The Abditibacteriaceae bacterium genome includes a window with the following:
- a CDS encoding aminodeoxychorismate/anthranilate synthase component II — MILMIDNFDSFTYNLVQYLGEMGEELVVKRNDEITLDDIAAMKPEKIIVSPGPCSPAEAGVSVGAIQRFAGEIPILGVCLGHQSIGQAFGGRIVRAQNLMHGKTSPIHHEHQGVFEDLPSPFPATRYHSLVIERDTLPACLEITAQTEDGEIMGVRHRDVKNIDVEGVQFHPESILTEGGKTLLRNFVERGRKEQKS; from the coding sequence ATGATCTTGATGATCGATAACTTCGATTCTTTTACCTACAATTTGGTTCAATATTTGGGCGAAATGGGCGAGGAACTTGTCGTGAAGCGCAACGATGAAATCACGCTCGACGATATCGCCGCAATGAAGCCCGAGAAAATTATTGTTTCACCCGGCCCGTGCAGCCCTGCGGAAGCGGGCGTTTCCGTCGGCGCGATTCAGCGTTTCGCCGGAGAAATTCCGATTCTAGGCGTTTGTCTGGGCCATCAAAGCATCGGGCAAGCGTTCGGTGGCCGCATTGTGCGGGCGCAAAATTTGATGCACGGCAAAACTTCGCCGATTCACCACGAGCATCAGGGCGTGTTTGAGGATTTGCCCTCGCCGTTTCCCGCAACGCGCTATCATTCGCTCGTTATCGAGCGCGATACGTTGCCGGCGTGTCTGGAGATTACGGCTCAAACCGAAGACGGCGAAATTATGGGCGTGCGCCATCGTGATGTGAAAAATATCGATGTGGAAGGCGTGCAATTTCATCCCGAAAGCATTTTGACCGAGGGCGGAAAAACTCTTTTGCGGAACTTTGTCGAACGTGGTCGCAAGGAGCAGAAGTCATGA
- the trpD gene encoding anthranilate phosphoribosyltransferase — protein sequence MSESTVEIGLKEALKKVTNGDFLSRDEASSVMNEIMSGEASPVVVAALVGALKMRGETVDEITGFAQSMRARAVRVETTAKYLVDTCGTGGDAPSHGIATFNISTAAAIIAAAAGATVAKHGNRAMSSKCGSADVLEELGVNLKLSPERIGQCIDTVGIGFMFAQDHHPAMKHVAPIRRELGIRTIFNLLGPLVNPAMAGAQVLGVSDERWLMPIAQVLRLLGTKHAIVCHSEDGMDEFSTCAPTRFIQVKKGFLSDQSFNPLELGLSCADAKVLEGGDAQTNAAIIQQLLNDASGPTADIACLNAAAVLIAADIAPNFRLGLKLARATVNAGEAREKLARLVEFTNAG from the coding sequence ATGAGCGAAAGTACAGTCGAAATAGGTCTTAAAGAGGCGCTCAAGAAAGTGACCAACGGCGATTTCCTGTCGCGCGATGAAGCGTCGTCGGTGATGAATGAAATCATGAGCGGCGAAGCCTCGCCGGTTGTGGTCGCGGCTCTGGTGGGCGCGCTCAAGATGCGCGGCGAAACCGTTGATGAAATCACTGGCTTTGCCCAATCGATGCGCGCACGCGCCGTTCGTGTTGAAACAACAGCCAAATATCTTGTTGATACCTGCGGAACGGGCGGCGACGCGCCTTCTCATGGCATCGCGACATTTAACATCTCGACGGCGGCGGCGATTATCGCGGCAGCGGCGGGCGCGACGGTTGCCAAACACGGCAACCGAGCGATGAGCAGCAAGTGCGGCAGCGCCGATGTTTTGGAAGAGTTGGGCGTTAATCTAAAGCTTTCACCGGAACGCATCGGCCAGTGCATCGATACGGTCGGCATCGGCTTCATGTTCGCGCAAGATCATCATCCGGCGATGAAGCACGTCGCGCCGATTCGCCGTGAGCTGGGCATTCGCACGATTTTCAATTTGCTGGGGCCGTTGGTCAATCCGGCGATGGCCGGTGCACAGGTTTTGGGTGTTTCCGACGAGCGCTGGCTGATGCCGATAGCCCAGGTGCTGCGCTTGCTCGGAACCAAACACGCAATTGTTTGCCACAGCGAAGACGGCATGGACGAATTTTCGACCTGCGCGCCGACGCGGTTTATTCAAGTCAAAAAAGGTTTTCTCAGCGACCAGTCTTTCAATCCTCTGGAGCTAGGCCTTTCGTGCGCTGACGCGAAAGTTCTGGAAGGCGGCGACGCGCAAACCAACGCAGCAATTATTCAGCAGCTTTTGAACGATGCCAGCGGCCCAACCGCCGATATCGCGTGTCTCAATGCCGCAGCAGTTTTAATTGCGGCAGACATCGCGCCAAACTTCCGTTTGGGCCTGAAACTCGCGCGGGCGACGGTCAATGCCGGTGAAGCGCGCGAAAAACTCGCGCGTCTGGTGGAATTCACCAACGCGGGTTGA
- a CDS encoding SprT-like domain-containing protein, whose protein sequence is MLDLQTLYTELNTEYFDAILPPCDIRWSRRLTRAAGVIRVQKREIRLSVPLLVEPWQTLLPPTFQICGVACDSFESASREILKHEMIHLWLYVKGLPHGHTPEFRRKAREIGQPRTRHNIALPPPTTGWIYRCEVCRSELHRRRRFGRSVACAACCKTHNRGKYDERFKLRGHKI, encoded by the coding sequence ATGCTCGATTTGCAGACACTTTACACGGAATTAAATACCGAGTACTTCGATGCGATTCTGCCGCCGTGTGATATTCGCTGGAGCCGTCGCCTCACGCGTGCCGCGGGCGTGATTCGCGTACAGAAGCGCGAAATCCGGCTTTCGGTTCCGCTTCTCGTGGAGCCGTGGCAAACACTTTTGCCGCCGACATTTCAAATTTGTGGCGTTGCGTGCGACAGTTTTGAAAGCGCCTCACGCGAGATTCTCAAGCACGAAATGATCCATTTGTGGCTTTACGTGAAAGGTTTGCCACACGGCCACACACCGGAATTCCGCCGCAAGGCACGCGAAATCGGGCAACCACGCACTCGCCATAATATCGCGCTGCCGCCACCGACAACTGGATGGATTTACCGTTGTGAGGTGTGCCGCAGCGAATTGCATCGCCGCCGTCGCTTTGGGCGGTCTGTCGCGTGTGCGGCGTGCTGCAAAACTCATAATCGCGGCAAATACGACGAACGATTCAAATTGCGCGGGCACAAAATATAA
- a CDS encoding Rieske (2Fe-2S) protein, whose product MSEDHSSISSRRAFLRTASVAVVGAAGAASVAAAEAEPKGAETPVRVLGLKDNAALQKVGGSKVIENGAEKIIVARTDSDSYVACSAICTHKGCEVEYHHDDKLFICPCHGARFDLQGNVVRGPAKTPLARYDIEAAAVLGLTPAEAKPK is encoded by the coding sequence ATGTCGGAAGATCATTCTTCAATATCCTCGCGGCGCGCGTTTTTGCGCACCGCGTCCGTAGCCGTTGTTGGTGCTGCCGGTGCTGCAAGCGTTGCCGCAGCTGAAGCCGAGCCAAAAGGCGCCGAAACACCGGTTCGCGTGCTTGGCTTGAAAGATAACGCTGCGCTGCAAAAAGTGGGCGGCTCGAAAGTCATCGAAAACGGCGCGGAAAAAATTATCGTCGCGCGCACCGACTCCGACAGTTATGTTGCGTGTTCGGCGATTTGCACCCACAAAGGCTGCGAGGTGGAATATCACCACGACGACAAGCTGTTTATCTGCCCGTGTCATGGCGCTCGTTTCGATTTGCAGGGCAATGTTGTGCGCGGCCCAGCAAAGACGCCGCTTGCTCGTTACGATATCGAAGCTGCCGCTGTCCTCGGGCTGACACCTGCGGAAGCAAAACCGAAATAG
- a CDS encoding YraN family protein, whose product MSNSPNLRQQRGREGEEIAARALQEQGMEIVERNWHPPHGAELRGDIDILAREGNILCFIEVKARSNDERGAPQQAVTRAKQKQLSRLANAYVSLHQIDDVPCRFDVVEVWLGQSPRVVVHRNAFDYQE is encoded by the coding sequence ATGAGCAATTCGCCCAATTTGCGTCAGCAACGCGGGCGCGAAGGCGAAGAAATCGCCGCGCGCGCCCTGCAAGAGCAGGGCATGGAAATTGTCGAGCGCAACTGGCATCCGCCGCATGGCGCCGAATTGCGCGGCGACATCGATATTTTGGCGCGCGAAGGAAACATTCTTTGCTTCATCGAGGTCAAAGCGCGCTCAAACGACGAACGCGGCGCGCCCCAACAAGCCGTCACGCGCGCGAAGCAGAAGCAACTTTCGCGCTTGGCGAACGCTTACGTTTCTCTTCACCAAATCGATGATGTGCCGTGTCGCTTCGATGTTGTCGAAGTCTGGCTGGGGCAATCGCCGCGCGTTGTCGTTCATCGAAACGCCTTTGATTATCAGGAGTAA
- a CDS encoding amidohydrolase family protein, whose product MPVIDLQCHFGAVAGALAVRPPDIDAASGYANDIDAQRLCFSSDEAATDLDGGNTRLGEALKTDARFRGWLTLSVHQPTLSQTLARKYLTKSAWVGARFESRSDADTIDAAGGHVVLNALRRYGRPVLLAVWTPAALHAVLGAAREFHTLKFIVAPQTEELTSDSIPAIKELINISWLPSAAYAERDVLAQAVEAIGERRVLWGSDWGKLHPAAALGLLGESAVSGAQRERIAFRNAHDLLAHE is encoded by the coding sequence ATGCCTGTTATTGATTTGCAGTGTCATTTCGGAGCGGTTGCCGGCGCGCTTGCGGTGCGGCCACCGGACATCGACGCGGCGTCGGGTTATGCCAATGACATCGACGCGCAGCGTTTGTGCTTTTCGTCCGATGAAGCCGCGACCGATTTGGATGGCGGAAATACGCGTTTGGGAGAAGCCTTAAAAACTGATGCGCGCTTTCGCGGCTGGCTCACTCTTTCGGTGCATCAGCCGACGTTGTCTCAAACGCTCGCGCGGAAATATCTCACTAAAAGCGCGTGGGTTGGCGCCCGCTTTGAATCGCGTTCGGATGCCGATACAATCGATGCAGCCGGTGGGCATGTCGTTCTCAATGCGCTGCGTCGTTACGGGCGTCCGGTGTTGCTGGCTGTCTGGACTCCGGCTGCGTTGCACGCGGTTTTAGGCGCGGCTCGCGAATTTCACACCTTGAAATTCATCGTTGCGCCGCAAACCGAAGAACTTACGTCGGACTCGATTCCGGCGATTAAAGAACTGATTAATATCTCGTGGCTGCCCAGCGCCGCATACGCCGAGCGCGACGTTCTGGCACAAGCCGTCGAAGCCATCGGCGAACGGCGCGTGCTCTGGGGCAGCGATTGGGGCAAACTGCATCCGGCGGCGGCGCTGGGGCTCCTTGGTGAAAGCGCTGTTTCGGGCGCGCAGCGCGAACGCATTGCTTTTCGCAACGCCCACGATCTTTTGGCCCATGAATAA
- a CDS encoding amidohydrolase family protein, with product MSNIPILDGCTLFGPWPQHPADLAVETLAAVMARNGVVRSLALSTTGIWHDYRQGNEETVAACRANPQQLFPVATLDPRAYPEALGEADARAAQGVRLFRFFPERQCWPLRFAPFRELLQRCDALKVPVAVTTSRVGDVTELAEAVAFTQSPLLLAGVNAVNLGEAIAVMRSDAKFYLETTALLQPGALEAVRDGVPNGIERLVFASYSPLRYLSAALHPILYSTLSDEEKTLVLSGNLKRLLTK from the coding sequence ATGTCTAATATTCCGATTCTCGACGGTTGCACTCTTTTTGGCCCGTGGCCCCAGCATCCCGCTGACCTTGCGGTGGAAACTCTGGCGGCAGTGATGGCCCGCAACGGCGTCGTTCGCTCGCTCGCGCTTTCGACGACTGGCATCTGGCATGATTATCGGCAAGGCAACGAAGAAACTGTCGCGGCCTGTCGCGCCAACCCGCAGCAATTGTTTCCCGTTGCGACGCTTGACCCGCGCGCTTACCCCGAAGCGTTGGGCGAAGCCGACGCGCGCGCTGCACAGGGCGTGCGCTTGTTTCGCTTCTTTCCCGAACGCCAATGCTGGCCGTTGCGCTTCGCGCCATTCCGCGAACTGCTGCAACGCTGCGACGCGTTGAAAGTGCCGGTTGCCGTCACGACGTCGCGTGTGGGCGACGTTACCGAACTGGCCGAAGCCGTCGCTTTTACGCAGTCGCCGCTGTTGCTGGCCGGTGTGAATGCCGTCAATCTGGGTGAAGCGATTGCGGTGATGCGCAGCGACGCGAAGTTTTATCTGGAAACAACAGCCTTATTGCAACCGGGCGCGCTCGAAGCGGTGCGCGATGGTGTGCCCAATGGCATTGAGCGTTTGGTGTTCGCGTCGTACTCGCCGCTGCGCTACCTTTCGGCGGCGCTACACCCGATATTGTATTCGACGCTCTCCGATGAGGAAAAAACACTGGTGCTCAGCGGCAACCTGAAGCGGTTATTGACGAAGTAG
- the hflX gene encoding GTPase HflX, with protein sequence MSNTQENETKEKSQEKITRDADGFISNAPRAERALLAQLITDDSSEEQEHSTLDELAGLCEAAGATVVGEMTQKRPRPDPATFFGKGKVEEIGENLRENNINVLVIDRELSPAQGRNLEKELDVRVIDRTELILDIFARRAQTRQAKLQVELAQLRYQLPRLKRMWTHLDSQAGGGIGLRGPGETQLETDKRLAGDRISLLQKSLDEIRRQKQTESAGRFDWDTAALVGYTNVGKSALLNALSRPTGKGVYEANQLFATLGASTRRLELGGGRAVLLSDTVGFVRRLPHHLVECFHGTLAEVENADVLLRVGSAADPELDDKTRAVDAVLNELKVGEKQSITVLNQVDLISAEDRAALARRFPDAVFTSALTGEGLDELRDRIVAMIDADAKEVSWIVPVSDARSGKLLSDIAQHGTLLAQDWTTDKARITARLRPRWREKLEQTYNLRRASQ encoded by the coding sequence ATGTCAAATACTCAAGAAAACGAAACGAAAGAAAAGTCACAAGAAAAAATTACACGCGATGCCGATGGCTTTATCTCCAACGCGCCGCGCGCTGAGCGGGCGCTTCTGGCGCAGCTCATTACGGATGATTCCTCGGAAGAACAGGAACACTCGACGCTCGATGAGCTTGCCGGTCTGTGCGAAGCCGCAGGCGCAACGGTTGTCGGCGAAATGACGCAGAAGCGTCCGCGTCCCGATCCAGCGACGTTTTTTGGCAAAGGCAAAGTCGAGGAAATCGGCGAGAACCTGCGCGAAAACAATATCAACGTTCTGGTTATCGACCGCGAGTTGTCGCCCGCGCAGGGCCGCAACCTGGAAAAAGAGCTCGACGTGCGTGTCATCGACCGCACCGAACTGATTCTCGATATTTTCGCGCGGCGCGCCCAAACGCGTCAGGCGAAATTGCAAGTCGAACTAGCGCAACTTCGTTATCAGCTACCACGCCTCAAGCGAATGTGGACTCACCTTGACTCGCAAGCGGGCGGCGGAATTGGTTTGCGCGGGCCGGGTGAAACGCAGCTCGAAACCGACAAGCGACTCGCGGGCGACCGCATCTCGTTGCTGCAAAAGTCGCTCGATGAAATTCGTCGCCAGAAGCAAACCGAATCGGCGGGGCGCTTCGATTGGGACACGGCGGCTTTGGTCGGCTACACCAACGTCGGAAAAAGCGCGCTTCTCAATGCGCTTTCGCGCCCGACAGGAAAGGGTGTTTATGAAGCGAACCAGTTGTTTGCGACATTAGGCGCTTCGACGCGGCGTTTAGAACTGGGCGGCGGTCGTGCGGTGCTGCTTTCGGATACGGTTGGTTTCGTGCGTCGTTTGCCGCATCATCTTGTCGAGTGCTTTCATGGAACTCTTGCGGAAGTCGAAAACGCCGACGTCCTTTTGCGTGTTGGTTCGGCAGCTGACCCCGAACTCGACGACAAAACCCGCGCTGTCGATGCGGTTCTTAATGAATTGAAGGTCGGCGAAAAACAGTCGATTACGGTTTTGAATCAAGTCGATTTGATTTCAGCCGAAGATCGGGCGGCTCTGGCACGACGCTTTCCCGATGCGGTCTTTACTTCGGCTCTCACCGGCGAAGGACTGGATGAATTGCGCGACCGCATTGTCGCGATGATCGACGCCGATGCGAAAGAAGTTTCGTGGATTGTGCCGGTATCGGATGCGCGCAGTGGCAAGCTCTTGTCCGACATCGCGCAACACGGGACGCTTCTGGCGCAAGACTGGACAACCGATAAGGCGCGCATCACAGCGCGTTTGCGTCCACGCTGGCGCGAAAAGCTGGAACAAACCTACAATTTGCGCCGCGCCAGCCAGTAA
- a CDS encoding bifunctional (p)ppGpp synthetase/guanosine-3',5'-bis(diphosphate) 3'-pyrophosphohydrolase produces MESSSEFLNSPSPSTDGTVELDRTLLPDTVAIGDTVLSDESDGVTMYVGNVEIKSGAPEDVAKAQVKNLIAHTQQARPTTDSDLLMRAYDFAQQKHEGQKRRTGEPYIEHPIAVAGILAELGMDDPTLAAGLLHDVVEDCGVSYADMLRHFGPEVAQLVDGVTKLKHIDFNSKQEKQAENLRKLFLGMAGDVRVIIIKLCDRLHNMRTLDPFPEERRREIAAETLYIFAPIAHRLGIWRIKWELEDRSFKYLEPEIYKQIYALVQKTRAQRSDIVKDAIATLQERLRADNIEAEVTGRPKHFYSIYQKMIKQGRPFDDVHDLIALRIICPGKEDCYHALGIAHSIWMQIPEMFFDYISKPKPNNYQSLHTKVMGPDGEPFEIQIRTREMHREAEFGIAAHWRYKEGDAPSQNFGDKLRWLRFVLEMQSETQGDAEGFLDSLKLDLATDQIFAFTPRGDVIYLPQDSTPIDFAYRVHSGVGNAATGARVNGRQVPLDYKLHNGDICEIQTSKREGTGPRRDWLDFVVTPHAKHRIKSWLRKQNRETNLAEGRDRLEKLAQSERLKLGRLADNDALQKLAKTSGMKTANDVLEAIGYGELSAESVLRKIRAELESLDAQTKEEPLSGVAASILARRVDTPLQREATDAAGASNLAIGPFADGEVPRASGNLLFTLAKCCAPVPGDNVRGYTTRGRGITIHRADCPNLKHYEDREPGRLVPAYWTGESTTPYRALIALEARDRVGLLLDVTGLISARQINICGINTYPLKDSRARLNIAVTIASVQELDALMVALHSVEGVNEVHRV; encoded by the coding sequence ATGGAATCTTCTTCCGAATTTCTGAACTCCCCTTCCCCTTCGACAGATGGTACGGTCGAACTCGACCGTACTCTGCTGCCCGACACCGTCGCGATTGGCGACACAGTTCTAAGCGATGAAAGCGATGGCGTAACGATGTATGTCGGCAACGTCGAAATCAAAAGCGGCGCGCCCGAAGATGTCGCGAAAGCGCAGGTCAAGAACCTGATTGCACACACGCAGCAGGCGCGCCCCACAACCGATTCCGATTTGCTGATGCGCGCCTACGATTTCGCGCAGCAAAAGCACGAAGGTCAAAAGCGGCGCACTGGCGAGCCTTATATAGAGCACCCCATTGCCGTCGCCGGTATTCTGGCCGAACTGGGAATGGATGACCCGACGCTCGCCGCCGGACTTTTGCACGACGTCGTCGAAGATTGCGGCGTGAGCTACGCTGATATGCTGCGGCACTTTGGGCCGGAAGTCGCGCAGCTCGTGGATGGTGTCACGAAATTAAAGCACATCGACTTCAATTCCAAGCAGGAAAAGCAAGCCGAGAATTTGCGTAAGCTGTTTCTGGGAATGGCGGGCGACGTGCGCGTGATTATCATCAAGCTGTGCGACCGCTTGCATAATATGCGTACGCTCGACCCGTTTCCTGAAGAACGCCGACGCGAAATCGCCGCGGAAACGCTTTACATCTTTGCGCCGATTGCGCACCGCTTAGGCATCTGGCGCATCAAGTGGGAATTGGAAGACCGCTCGTTCAAATATCTCGAACCGGAAATCTACAAGCAGATTTACGCGCTGGTTCAAAAAACGCGCGCCCAACGCAGCGACATTGTGAAAGACGCCATCGCCACGCTGCAAGAGCGTTTGCGCGCCGATAATATCGAAGCCGAAGTCACAGGACGCCCCAAGCACTTTTATTCCATCTACCAGAAGATGATTAAGCAGGGCCGGCCTTTCGACGATGTTCACGACCTGATTGCGCTGCGCATTATTTGTCCGGGCAAAGAAGATTGTTATCACGCGCTGGGAATTGCGCACTCCATTTGGATGCAGATTCCCGAAATGTTCTTCGATTACATCTCCAAGCCCAAGCCGAACAACTACCAGAGTCTTCACACCAAAGTGATGGGGCCGGATGGCGAGCCGTTTGAAATTCAGATTCGCACGCGCGAAATGCACCGCGAAGCCGAATTCGGCATCGCCGCGCACTGGCGCTATAAGGAAGGCGACGCGCCTTCGCAAAACTTTGGCGACAAGTTGCGCTGGCTGCGTTTCGTGCTGGAAATGCAAAGCGAAACGCAGGGCGATGCCGAAGGCTTTCTCGATTCGCTCAAGCTCGACCTTGCGACCGACCAGATTTTTGCTTTTACGCCGCGCGGCGACGTGATTTATCTGCCACAGGATTCGACACCGATTGATTTCGCTTATCGCGTCCATTCCGGCGTTGGCAATGCGGCGACGGGCGCGCGTGTCAACGGGCGGCAGGTGCCGCTCGATTACAAATTACATAACGGCGATATTTGTGAAATCCAGACATCGAAGCGCGAAGGCACGGGCCCGCGCCGCGACTGGCTCGATTTCGTTGTCACGCCGCATGCCAAGCACCGCATTAAAAGCTGGCTACGCAAGCAAAACCGCGAAACCAACCTTGCCGAAGGGCGCGACCGTTTGGAAAAACTGGCGCAAAGCGAACGCCTCAAACTGGGCCGATTGGCCGACAACGACGCGCTGCAAAAGCTGGCAAAAACTTCGGGGATGAAAACCGCCAACGATGTGCTCGAAGCCATTGGCTACGGCGAACTATCGGCGGAAAGCGTCTTGCGAAAGATTCGCGCCGAGTTGGAAAGCCTTGACGCTCAAACAAAAGAAGAGCCGCTTTCCGGTGTCGCCGCATCGATTCTGGCGCGCCGTGTTGATACGCCGTTGCAACGCGAAGCCACCGACGCTGCAGGCGCTTCAAACCTGGCGATCGGCCCGTTTGCCGATGGCGAAGTGCCGCGCGCTTCGGGCAACTTGCTGTTCACGCTTGCCAAGTGTTGCGCGCCGGTTCCAGGTGACAACGTGCGCGGCTACACCACGCGCGGACGCGGTATCACGATTCATCGTGCCGATTGTCCCAACCTCAAACACTACGAAGATCGTGAGCCGGGTCGCCTTGTGCCTGCGTATTGGACAGGAGAAAGCACGACGCCGTATCGCGCGCTGATTGCTCTTGAAGCGCGCGACCGCGTGGGCTTGTTGCTTGATGTCACGGGGCTTATTTCGGCGCGCCAAATCAACATTTGCGGCATCAACACTTATCCATTGAAAGATTCGCGCGCACGTCTCAACATCGCCGTCACCATTGCAAGCGTGCAAGAACTCGATGCGCTAATGGTCGCGCTGCATTCTGTCGAAGGTGTTAACGAAGTGCATCGCGTGTAA
- a CDS encoding MFS transporter: protein MASIPPISGSSSHAPLAPSEEQLKEGESGRFAALRHRNFRLFWTGNFLSLIGSLAQQTAQGWLVRTLTPNELLITGVAAAGTAPMLLFTLVAGAVADRVDKRRTLMSLNVVAALLAVLLAWLTWRGDVQIWHVALVAFLAGSVNAFDIPVRQSFNVEMVGRRDLPNAIALNSSAFNGARVAGPMAGGFLLGAVGIAGCFLVNAFSYVALIFNLARMNTPRAETPANPLRLGDIWDGWCFVRKNPTLWMTVVLVAWTSFWAMSYSPLLPVFAKDVFLSNERGFAFLAAFNGVGALASALALAAAGSMRHRGKRLLLGALLFSLSVVAFGACRSLVWGCFILVLAGWFLLTFLMTANTLVQTLAPDELRGRVFSVYSLALIGTAPLGALAMGGLARVLGPGGAVRLGGGMGAVFSVWIFLCFRALWKEK from the coding sequence ATGGCATCCATTCCGCCGATTTCAGGCAGCAGTTCGCACGCGCCGCTCGCGCCTAGCGAGGAGCAGTTAAAAGAAGGCGAAAGCGGACGTTTTGCCGCTCTGCGCCACCGCAACTTTCGCTTGTTCTGGACGGGCAACTTTCTTTCGCTTATTGGCAGTCTCGCGCAGCAAACTGCGCAGGGCTGGCTGGTGCGTACCCTCACGCCGAATGAATTACTCATTACTGGCGTCGCTGCCGCCGGAACTGCGCCAATGCTGCTTTTTACGCTTGTTGCCGGAGCTGTCGCCGACCGTGTCGATAAACGCCGCACGTTGATGAGCCTTAATGTTGTAGCGGCGCTGCTGGCCGTTTTGTTGGCGTGGCTGACATGGCGCGGCGATGTTCAAATCTGGCACGTTGCGCTTGTCGCGTTTCTGGCCGGAAGCGTCAACGCGTTCGATATACCGGTGCGCCAGAGTTTCAATGTCGAAATGGTCGGGCGGCGCGACCTGCCCAACGCGATTGCGCTCAATTCATCAGCGTTCAATGGTGCGCGCGTCGCAGGGCCGATGGCGGGCGGCTTTTTGCTGGGGGCTGTCGGGATCGCCGGTTGCTTTCTGGTCAATGCGTTTTCCTATGTCGCGCTCATCTTCAATCTCGCGCGGATGAACACGCCGCGCGCCGAAACGCCCGCAAACCCGCTGCGACTGGGCGACATTTGGGACGGCTGGTGTTTCGTTCGCAAAAATCCAACCTTGTGGATGACAGTTGTCCTCGTCGCGTGGACTTCGTTTTGGGCGATGAGTTATTCACCACTCCTTCCCGTTTTCGCCAAGGACGTCTTTCTCTCGAATGAACGGGGCTTTGCGTTTCTGGCAGCGTTCAATGGCGTCGGTGCGCTGGCTTCGGCCCTAGCACTCGCTGCTGCCGGTTCGATGCGTCACCGAGGCAAACGACTGTTGCTCGGCGCGTTGCTTTTCTCGCTTTCGGTGGTTGCCTTTGGCGCATGCCGCAGCCTTGTCTGGGGCTGCTTCATCCTTGTTCTGGCCGGTTGGTTTCTGCTCACGTTTCTTATGACGGCCAACACCCTCGTTCAAACTCTTGCGCCCGACGAACTGCGCGGACGTGTTTTCTCGGTTTATTCGCTCGCTCTCATTGGAACCGCACCACTGGGCGCTCTGGCGATGGGCGGTCTGGCGCGCGTCCTGGGGCCAGGCGGCGCGGTAAGACTCGGCGGAGGAATGGGCGCGGTTTTTAGCGTGTGGATTTTTCTTTGCTTCCGCGCGCTGTGGAAAGAAAAGTAA
- a CDS encoding DUF4129 domain-containing protein, which produces MTRFALSLLLLALLSRGSFAAPPSVPPAPVVAKPRPLAVAAYQTQLQTLERALSRPSPTVASVKRALPSAGTLRRSDGAAQTVSNAQWNRALGQKRLSRREAKRMRDSVALRRASLASWLRNDYQPADAKRIFAQLQSEGQIRVGPTAFQQWMIDMRQWWRDLIDRIGRWFSGRTPNVPNVKTPQIDPKWLTFFFYSCVFSLLAVVIYFVWKALGGRIGRRVVRSEDRVLEGEDAELLKLPSDELFARATNFAQSQNFREAVRHRFIATLVRFDERALWRYDTRRTNREHIALLRNDAARASLASPLESLARRFDRVRYGNSDVSASDWSRFDSDANALENAPNARAGTNFETTGARA; this is translated from the coding sequence ATGACGCGATTCGCTCTTTCCCTTTTGCTCCTCGCGCTGCTCTCACGCGGTTCGTTCGCGGCTCCGCCTTCGGTTCCGCCCGCACCGGTCGTCGCCAAGCCGCGCCCGCTTGCAGTGGCGGCGTATCAAACGCAATTGCAAACATTGGAAAGGGCACTATCGCGGCCTTCGCCGACAGTAGCTTCGGTGAAACGCGCACTGCCCTCTGCCGGCACGTTGCGCCGCTCCGATGGCGCGGCACAAACCGTTTCTAACGCGCAATGGAATCGCGCTCTGGGTCAAAAGCGATTATCGCGGCGCGAAGCCAAAAGGATGCGCGATTCGGTGGCGTTGCGCCGCGCGTCGCTCGCGTCGTGGTTACGAAATGATTACCAGCCGGCAGACGCCAAACGCATCTTCGCACAACTGCAAAGCGAAGGACAGATTCGCGTTGGCCCGACGGCGTTTCAGCAGTGGATGATCGATATGCGCCAGTGGTGGCGCGATTTAATCGATAGAATCGGGCGCTGGTTTTCAGGCAGGACGCCCAATGTGCCCAACGTCAAAACGCCGCAAATCGACCCTAAGTGGCTGACGTTCTTCTTTTACTCCTGCGTTTTTTCGCTTCTTGCGGTTGTCATTTACTTTGTGTGGAAAGCACTCGGCGGACGCATCGGGCGGCGCGTGGTGAGAAGTGAAGATCGCGTCTTGGAAGGCGAAGACGCCGAACTTTTGAAACTTCCTTCGGACGAACTTTTCGCGCGCGCCACAAATTTCGCGCAATCGCAAAATTTCCGCGAAGCGGTGCGGCACCGCTTCATTGCAACGCTTGTGCGCTTCGACGAGCGCGCCCTTTGGCGCTACGATACACGCCGCACCAACCGCGAGCACATCGCGCTTTTGCGCAACGACGCCGCGCGCGCCAGTCTGGCTTCGCCGCTCGAAAGCCTCGCCCGCCGCTTCGACCGCGTGCGCTACGGCAACAGCGACGTGTCGGCTTCCGATTGGTCGCGTTTCGACAGCGACGCCAACGCCCTCGAAAACGCGCCCAACGCCCGCGCCGGAACAAACTTCGAAACAACGGGAGCACGCGCATGA